Proteins found in one Gopherus flavomarginatus isolate rGopFla2 chromosome 18, rGopFla2.mat.asm, whole genome shotgun sequence genomic segment:
- the LOC127036596 gene encoding zinc finger protein 572-like, translating to MLQLRTRTKEKLYECPECGRSFTRNSHLIVHHRIHTGERPYDCLDCGKGFIQGADLTKHQRTHTGERPYCCPNCGKQFAIFSSLISHRRLHTGERPYKCPECGKSFTASSNLIVHQRTHTGQRPWACLDCEKSFSVSSNLIAHQRIHTGERPYKCPECGKGFTRSSHLVSHQRIHTGERPYECLDCGKSFSEGSDLIKHQRIHTGERPYKCPECGESFSQSSSLIKHQRVHTRKTP from the coding sequence ATGCTCCAGCTTAGAACCCGCACTAAAGAGAAACTGTATGAATGTCCTGAGTGCGGGAGGAGCTTCACTCGCAACTCACACCTTATTGTGCATCacaggatccacacaggagagaggccctatgACTGCCTGGACTGTGGGAAGGGGTTCATTCAGGGTGCCGACCTGACAAAGCAccagagaacccacacaggagagagaccctattgTTGCCCCAACTGCGGGAAACAGTTTGCCATTTTCTCCTCCCTTATTTCACACCGGAGACTGCACACGGGGGAGAGACCCTACAAATGCcccgagtgtgggaaaagcttcactgccAGCTCCAATCTTATTGTGCACCAGAGAACCCACACTGGGCAGAGGCCCTGGGCATGCCTCGACTGTGAGAAAAGCTTCAGCGTGAGCTCCAACCTTATCGCCcaccagaggatccacacaggagagagaccctacaaaTGCCCCGAGTGCGGGAAAGGGTTCACTCGGAGCTCCCACCTTGTTTCccaccagagaatccacacaggagagagaccctatgaatgcctggactgtgggaagagcttcagtgAGGGCTCAGACCTCATTAAGCACCAGAGGATTcacacgggagagagaccttATAAATGTCCTGAGTGTGGAGAAAGCTTCAGCCAGAGCTCAAGCCTGATTAAACACCAGAGAGTCCACACCAGGAAAACCCCCTGA